In Salmo trutta chromosome 37, fSalTru1.1, whole genome shotgun sequence, the following proteins share a genomic window:
- the LOC115177070 gene encoding sialic acid-binding Ig-like lectin 5 isoform X2: MWVLIWAALLFSLTERATCQTPPTASPWNIIFSPAEITAENGLCAVISCTFTHPDNIKPTAAIWFKCHTNDRCDQDRNIIFHSETPSKAQEGFKQRVSLLETDLTKKNCSVIINDIRENDAGEYQFRLPGSYTYLKNVKITVSALTQKPSVLTPPLTEGEPAALTCTAPGICSGTPPHITWTWRGTGDNITELRDNTTIQMREDLTIDTTTHFSTLTFTPSAEHHNMMVTCQVTFQKKYQIEETVTLNVTYVKDPQITGNKMVKEDGILDLTCSVDSYPPSDITWSKNGTSAPLQNYTENAALTISNVTREHAGEYVCTVQHLNRTMTASTVVTVMYLPVILPGSGCVDQAEVMTCVCVSQGVPLPLIEWPLLELSTERCSPTTSVLGSSVNSTISLPVGNHNNTTVECVSRNVVGVVREKLQVTQNKSQEKQREEWEGIIAMLLDLKVITAFVVGAALSATICCIFLCLKGKCKRQKERIPKDSDSKSPFMNLEMVTCEDQQTDAGQAVGCEQTPLQVVPREGAEIRGPQTSGAAGKSATREEPNDVDYARINYSLLKKKTPEEAEKKTTTTESDYAKIKREKKEGDEDGEGSGVNMGKDEEKDNGKPAAETYEDTELYSNVKAIMGGGE, translated from the exons ATGTGGGTCCTCATCTGGGCagctctactcttctctctgaCAGAGAGAGCAACATGTCAAA CACCACCAACAGCATCACCCTGGAACATCATCTTCAGTCCAGCAGAAATAACAGCAGAGAACGGACTATGTGCTGTTATTTCATGTACTTTCACTCACCCTGATAACATCAAGCCTACCGCTGCAATATGGTTCAAGTGCCATACAAATGACAGATGTGATCAGGATAGAAACATCATTTTCCACTCTGAAACTCCCTCTAAAGCTCAGGAGGGTTTTAAACAGAGAGTGTCTCTACTGGAGACTGATCTGACAAAGAAGAACTGTAGTGTGATCATCAACGACATCAGAGAGAATGATGCTGGAGAGTATCAATTCAGACTGCCAGGTTCATATACATACTTGAAGAATGTGAAAATCACAGTGAGCG CTCTGACCCAGAAGCCCTCAGTGTTGACTCCTCCTCTGACAGAGGGAGAACCAGCTGCACTGACCTGCACCGCCCCGGGGATCTGCTCTGGAACTCCTCCTCACATCACATGGACATGGAGAGGAACAGGAGACAACATCACTGAGCTCAGAGACAACACCACCATACAGATGAGAGAGGACCTGACCATCGATACAACAACCCACTTCTCAACTTTGACCTTTACCCCCTCAGCTGAACACCACAACATGATGGTTACGTGTCAAGTAACCTTCCAGAAAAAATATCAAATTGAAGAGACAGTAACTTTGAATGTAACAT ATGTGAAAGACCCCCAAATAACTGGAAATAAAATGGTGAAGGAGGATGGTATCCTGGATCTGACCTGCAGTGTTGACAGTTACCCTCCATCTGACATCACTTGGAGTAAGAACGGGACAAGTGCCCCACTTCAGAATTACACTGAAAATGCCGCTCTCACCATCTCCAATGTGACAAGAGAACATGCTGGGGAGTATGTGTGTACAGTTCAACACCTGAACAGGACTATGACAGCTTCCACTGTTGTCACTGTGATGT ACCTTCCCGTGATTCTTCCTGGCTCTGGGTGTGTGGACCAGGCAGAGGtcatgacctgtgtgtgtgtcagtcaggggGTTCCCTTACCCCTCATAGAGTGGCCACTGCTGGAGCTCAGCACAGAGAGGTGCAGccccactacatcagtgttggGTTCCTCAGTGAACAGCACCATCAGCCTGCCTGTTGGAAACCACAACAACACCACTGTGGAGTGTGTCAGCAGAAATGTTGTGGGTGTAGTGAGAGAGAAGCTGCAGGTCACGCAAAATAAGAGCCAAGAAAAGCAAAGAG AGGAATGGGAAGGCATTATAGCTATGCTGTTGGACCTAAAAGTGATTACTGCATTTGTGGTTGGTGCAGCCCTCTCAGCCACCATCTGTTGTATCTTCCTGTGTTTGAAAGGGAAATGTAAAAG ACAAAAAGAGAGGATCCCAAAGGACTCAGACTCCAAAAGCCCTTTCATGAACCTGGAGATGGTGACATGTGAAGACCAACAG ACGGATGCAGGACAGGCTGTGGGGTGTGAACAGACCCCTCTGCAGGTGGTGCCGAGGGAGGGAGCAGAAATCAGAGGGCCCCAGACCAGTGGAGCCGCGGGAAAATCTGCCACAAGGGAAGAACCAAATGATGTGGACTATGCCAGAATCAACTACTCCCTGCTGAAGAAGAAGACTCCTGAGGAGGCAGAGAAGAAGACCACTACCACAGAGTCAGACTACGCCAAAATcaaaagagagaagaaagaagggGATGAAGATGGAGAGGGAAGTGGTGTGAATATGGGGAAGGATGAGGAGAAAGACAACGGTAAGCCAGCAGCAGAGACATATGAGGATACAGAGCTTTACTCCAATGTCAAGGCTATTATGGGTGGTGGTGAGTGA
- the LOC115177070 gene encoding sialic acid-binding Ig-like lectin 5 isoform X3 has protein sequence MWVLIWAALLFSLTERATCQTLTQKPSVLTPPLTEGEPAALTCTAPGICSGTPPHITWTWRGTGDNITELRDNTTIQMREDLTIDTTTHFSTLTFTPSAEHHNMMVTCQVTFQKKYQIEETVTLNVTYVKDPQITGNKMVKEDGILDLTCSVDSYPPSDITWSKNGTSAPLQNYTENAALTISNVTREHAGEYVCTVQHLNRTMTASTVVTVMYLPVILPGSGCVDQAEVMTCVCVSQGVPLPLIEWPLLELSTERCSPTTSVLGSSVNSTISLPVGNHNNTTVECVSRNVVGVVREKLQVTQNKSQEKQREEWEGIIAMLLDLKVITAFVVGAALSATICCIFLCLKGKCKRQKERIPKDSDSKSPFMNLEMVTCEDQQTDAGQAVGCEQTPLQVVPREGAEIRGPQTSGAAGKSATREEPNDVDYARINYSLLKKKTPEEAEKKTTTTESDYAKIKREKKEGDEDGEGSGVNMGKDEEKDNGKPAAETYEDTELYSNVKAIMGGGE, from the exons ATGTGGGTCCTCATCTGGGCagctctactcttctctctgaCAGAGAGAGCAACATGTCAAA CTCTGACCCAGAAGCCCTCAGTGTTGACTCCTCCTCTGACAGAGGGAGAACCAGCTGCACTGACCTGCACCGCCCCGGGGATCTGCTCTGGAACTCCTCCTCACATCACATGGACATGGAGAGGAACAGGAGACAACATCACTGAGCTCAGAGACAACACCACCATACAGATGAGAGAGGACCTGACCATCGATACAACAACCCACTTCTCAACTTTGACCTTTACCCCCTCAGCTGAACACCACAACATGATGGTTACGTGTCAAGTAACCTTCCAGAAAAAATATCAAATTGAAGAGACAGTAACTTTGAATGTAACAT ATGTGAAAGACCCCCAAATAACTGGAAATAAAATGGTGAAGGAGGATGGTATCCTGGATCTGACCTGCAGTGTTGACAGTTACCCTCCATCTGACATCACTTGGAGTAAGAACGGGACAAGTGCCCCACTTCAGAATTACACTGAAAATGCCGCTCTCACCATCTCCAATGTGACAAGAGAACATGCTGGGGAGTATGTGTGTACAGTTCAACACCTGAACAGGACTATGACAGCTTCCACTGTTGTCACTGTGATGT ACCTTCCCGTGATTCTTCCTGGCTCTGGGTGTGTGGACCAGGCAGAGGtcatgacctgtgtgtgtgtcagtcaggggGTTCCCTTACCCCTCATAGAGTGGCCACTGCTGGAGCTCAGCACAGAGAGGTGCAGccccactacatcagtgttggGTTCCTCAGTGAACAGCACCATCAGCCTGCCTGTTGGAAACCACAACAACACCACTGTGGAGTGTGTCAGCAGAAATGTTGTGGGTGTAGTGAGAGAGAAGCTGCAGGTCACGCAAAATAAGAGCCAAGAAAAGCAAAGAG AGGAATGGGAAGGCATTATAGCTATGCTGTTGGACCTAAAAGTGATTACTGCATTTGTGGTTGGTGCAGCCCTCTCAGCCACCATCTGTTGTATCTTCCTGTGTTTGAAAGGGAAATGTAAAAG ACAAAAAGAGAGGATCCCAAAGGACTCAGACTCCAAAAGCCCTTTCATGAACCTGGAGATGGTGACATGTGAAGACCAACAG ACGGATGCAGGACAGGCTGTGGGGTGTGAACAGACCCCTCTGCAGGTGGTGCCGAGGGAGGGAGCAGAAATCAGAGGGCCCCAGACCAGTGGAGCCGCGGGAAAATCTGCCACAAGGGAAGAACCAAATGATGTGGACTATGCCAGAATCAACTACTCCCTGCTGAAGAAGAAGACTCCTGAGGAGGCAGAGAAGAAGACCACTACCACAGAGTCAGACTACGCCAAAATcaaaagagagaagaaagaagggGATGAAGATGGAGAGGGAAGTGGTGTGAATATGGGGAAGGATGAGGAGAAAGACAACGGTAAGCCAGCAGCAGAGACATATGAGGATACAGAGCTTTACTCCAATGTCAAGGCTATTATGGGTGGTGGTGAGTGA
- the LOC115177070 gene encoding sialic acid-binding Ig-like lectin 5 isoform X1 produces MWVLIWAALLFSLTERATCQKLAAPPTASPWNIIFSPAEITAENGLCAVISCTFTHPDNIKPTAAIWFKCHTNDRCDQDRNIIFHSETPSKAQEGFKQRVSLLETDLTKKNCSVIINDIRENDAGEYQFRLPGSYTYLKNVKITVSALTQKPSVLTPPLTEGEPAALTCTAPGICSGTPPHITWTWRGTGDNITELRDNTTIQMREDLTIDTTTHFSTLTFTPSAEHHNMMVTCQVTFQKKYQIEETVTLNVTYVKDPQITGNKMVKEDGILDLTCSVDSYPPSDITWSKNGTSAPLQNYTENAALTISNVTREHAGEYVCTVQHLNRTMTASTVVTVMYLPVILPGSGCVDQAEVMTCVCVSQGVPLPLIEWPLLELSTERCSPTTSVLGSSVNSTISLPVGNHNNTTVECVSRNVVGVVREKLQVTQNKSQEKQREEWEGIIAMLLDLKVITAFVVGAALSATICCIFLCLKGKCKRQKERIPKDSDSKSPFMNLEMVTCEDQQTDAGQAVGCEQTPLQVVPREGAEIRGPQTSGAAGKSATREEPNDVDYARINYSLLKKKTPEEAEKKTTTTESDYAKIKREKKEGDEDGEGSGVNMGKDEEKDNGKPAAETYEDTELYSNVKAIMGGGE; encoded by the exons ATGTGGGTCCTCATCTGGGCagctctactcttctctctgaCAGAGAGAGCAACATGTCAAA AACTGGCAGCACCACCAACAGCATCACCCTGGAACATCATCTTCAGTCCAGCAGAAATAACAGCAGAGAACGGACTATGTGCTGTTATTTCATGTACTTTCACTCACCCTGATAACATCAAGCCTACCGCTGCAATATGGTTCAAGTGCCATACAAATGACAGATGTGATCAGGATAGAAACATCATTTTCCACTCTGAAACTCCCTCTAAAGCTCAGGAGGGTTTTAAACAGAGAGTGTCTCTACTGGAGACTGATCTGACAAAGAAGAACTGTAGTGTGATCATCAACGACATCAGAGAGAATGATGCTGGAGAGTATCAATTCAGACTGCCAGGTTCATATACATACTTGAAGAATGTGAAAATCACAGTGAGCG CTCTGACCCAGAAGCCCTCAGTGTTGACTCCTCCTCTGACAGAGGGAGAACCAGCTGCACTGACCTGCACCGCCCCGGGGATCTGCTCTGGAACTCCTCCTCACATCACATGGACATGGAGAGGAACAGGAGACAACATCACTGAGCTCAGAGACAACACCACCATACAGATGAGAGAGGACCTGACCATCGATACAACAACCCACTTCTCAACTTTGACCTTTACCCCCTCAGCTGAACACCACAACATGATGGTTACGTGTCAAGTAACCTTCCAGAAAAAATATCAAATTGAAGAGACAGTAACTTTGAATGTAACAT ATGTGAAAGACCCCCAAATAACTGGAAATAAAATGGTGAAGGAGGATGGTATCCTGGATCTGACCTGCAGTGTTGACAGTTACCCTCCATCTGACATCACTTGGAGTAAGAACGGGACAAGTGCCCCACTTCAGAATTACACTGAAAATGCCGCTCTCACCATCTCCAATGTGACAAGAGAACATGCTGGGGAGTATGTGTGTACAGTTCAACACCTGAACAGGACTATGACAGCTTCCACTGTTGTCACTGTGATGT ACCTTCCCGTGATTCTTCCTGGCTCTGGGTGTGTGGACCAGGCAGAGGtcatgacctgtgtgtgtgtcagtcaggggGTTCCCTTACCCCTCATAGAGTGGCCACTGCTGGAGCTCAGCACAGAGAGGTGCAGccccactacatcagtgttggGTTCCTCAGTGAACAGCACCATCAGCCTGCCTGTTGGAAACCACAACAACACCACTGTGGAGTGTGTCAGCAGAAATGTTGTGGGTGTAGTGAGAGAGAAGCTGCAGGTCACGCAAAATAAGAGCCAAGAAAAGCAAAGAG AGGAATGGGAAGGCATTATAGCTATGCTGTTGGACCTAAAAGTGATTACTGCATTTGTGGTTGGTGCAGCCCTCTCAGCCACCATCTGTTGTATCTTCCTGTGTTTGAAAGGGAAATGTAAAAG ACAAAAAGAGAGGATCCCAAAGGACTCAGACTCCAAAAGCCCTTTCATGAACCTGGAGATGGTGACATGTGAAGACCAACAG ACGGATGCAGGACAGGCTGTGGGGTGTGAACAGACCCCTCTGCAGGTGGTGCCGAGGGAGGGAGCAGAAATCAGAGGGCCCCAGACCAGTGGAGCCGCGGGAAAATCTGCCACAAGGGAAGAACCAAATGATGTGGACTATGCCAGAATCAACTACTCCCTGCTGAAGAAGAAGACTCCTGAGGAGGCAGAGAAGAAGACCACTACCACAGAGTCAGACTACGCCAAAATcaaaagagagaagaaagaagggGATGAAGATGGAGAGGGAAGTGGTGTGAATATGGGGAAGGATGAGGAGAAAGACAACGGTAAGCCAGCAGCAGAGACATATGAGGATACAGAGCTTTACTCCAATGTCAAGGCTATTATGGGTGGTGGTGAGTGA